A single genomic interval of Thermovibrio guaymasensis harbors:
- a CDS encoding argininosuccinate synthase — MGKRVVLAYSGGLDTSVIVRWLADKGFEVITYTADVGQGEELDEIPQKAKASGAVEAIVDDIKEEFAREYCIPLMRAGALYEGKYPLISALSRPLIAKKLVEIAHREGADFVAHGSTGKGNDQVRFEASVWALDPDIEVLAPVREWEFKSRDEEIEYAKKHGIPVVATKEKPYSYDRNLWGVAIEAGPLEDPYVEPPEDAFVLTVSPEKAPDEPQYVEVEFERGLPVAINGKRYEELWKLIWDLNEIAGRHGFGRIDMVENRLVGIKSREVYEAPAALLLMRAYDELESLVLDRFTYHYKQSHVKHPYAEVVYEALWFTPLREALDAFNNQIAPLVSGKVKFKLYKGSAQVVGRKSPNSLYFEDLATYSPKDTFDHKAGAAFTKVWSLPLKVMGRVRKAKGGEK, encoded by the coding sequence GTGGGAAAGAGAGTAGTTCTTGCTTACTCCGGAGGGCTTGATACTTCAGTAATAGTCCGGTGGCTGGCTGATAAGGGTTTTGAAGTAATAACCTATACAGCAGACGTAGGACAGGGAGAGGAGCTTGATGAGATTCCCCAAAAGGCAAAGGCCTCAGGCGCAGTTGAGGCAATAGTTGATGATATCAAAGAGGAGTTTGCAAGGGAGTACTGTATTCCCCTAATGAGGGCAGGAGCTCTCTACGAGGGTAAATACCCTCTAATTTCGGCCCTATCAAGACCCCTCATAGCCAAAAAACTCGTTGAAATCGCTCATAGAGAGGGTGCAGACTTTGTAGCTCACGGTTCAACCGGGAAGGGGAACGACCAGGTAAGGTTTGAGGCCTCAGTTTGGGCCCTTGACCCTGATATAGAGGTTTTAGCTCCGGTAAGGGAGTGGGAGTTTAAATCAAGGGATGAGGAGATTGAGTACGCAAAGAAACACGGAATTCCGGTAGTTGCAACGAAGGAAAAACCTTACTCTTACGACAGAAACCTTTGGGGAGTTGCAATTGAAGCTGGTCCCCTTGAGGACCCTTACGTAGAACCTCCTGAGGATGCCTTCGTCCTTACAGTTAGCCCGGAAAAAGCTCCAGACGAACCCCAGTACGTTGAAGTTGAGTTTGAAAGGGGCCTTCCAGTTGCAATTAACGGAAAGAGGTATGAGGAGCTCTGGAAGTTAATCTGGGATTTAAACGAAATCGCTGGAAGGCATGGCTTTGGCAGAATTGACATGGTTGAAAACAGGCTAGTTGGAATTAAGTCAAGGGAAGTGTACGAAGCTCCTGCAGCCCTACTTCTAATGAGGGCTTACGACGAGCTTGAAAGTCTAGTCCTTGACAGGTTTACATACCACTATAAACAGAGCCACGTAAAACACCCTTACGCTGAAGTAGTCTACGAGGCTCTTTGGTTTACTCCTCTAAGGGAAGCACTTGACGCGTTCAACAACCAGATAGCTCCCTTAGTCAGCGGAAAGGTAAAGTTTAAGCTCTATAAAGGAAGCGCACAGGTAGTAGGAAGGAAGTCTCCTAACTCCCTTTACTTTGAAGACCTTGCTACCTACAGTCCAAAAGACACCTTTGACCATAAAGCTGGAGCAGCCTTTACAAAGGTATGGAGCTTACCCCTTAAGGTAATGGGAAGAGTTAGAAAGGCAAAAGGAGGAGAGAAATGA
- the hpt gene encoding hypoxanthine phosphoribosyltransferase, whose product MVEVLIAPQEIERRVKELAKEIEEALPSPFVVISLLKGAFIFTADLVRNFRDVELDFMKVESYRGREKGKTKMTLEPRVPLEGKRVLIVDDIFDTGESLDFAFRWVKAKGALDVKTCVLLDKEVEKRTSLKPDFVGFRVPDYFVVGYGLDLDEKFRQLPYIGYLKE is encoded by the coding sequence ATGGTGGAAGTTCTGATTGCGCCTCAGGAGATAGAAAGGAGAGTTAAGGAGCTAGCAAAGGAAATAGAGGAAGCCCTTCCTTCCCCTTTTGTTGTTATTTCTCTTCTCAAGGGGGCTTTTATCTTTACGGCAGACCTCGTCAGGAACTTCAGGGATGTTGAGCTTGACTTTATGAAAGTTGAGAGTTATCGGGGTAGAGAGAAAGGTAAAACCAAGATGACCCTTGAGCCAAGGGTTCCCCTTGAAGGTAAGAGAGTTTTAATCGTTGACGATATCTTTGATACGGGTGAGAGCTTAGACTTTGCCTTTAGGTGGGTTAAGGCTAAGGGAGCTTTAGATGTGAAAACCTGCGTTTTACTTGATAAGGAGGTAGAGAAGAGGACCTCTTTAAAGCCCGACTTTGTCGGGTTTAGGGTTCCGGATTACTTTGTAGTTGGTTACGGATTAGATTTAGACGAGAAATTCCGTCAACTTCCCTATATAGGATATTTAAAGGAGTAA
- the ftsH gene encoding ATP-dependent zinc metalloprotease FtsH, translating to MDKVKEIFKSLALWLGIALMIILAFNFFNSNQVRTPVEPFSVFVQQVEKGEVKKVLIQGQKVVGVTKDGKSFETYLPPGYNEVINKLTKKGVEIEVKPEEGSPWYITVLVSWLPMIFLILLWLSMMRQMSAGSSKALSFAKSRAKIFIDNKPKVTFKDVAGIDEVKEEVAEIVDFLKNPKKYQQLGGRIPKGVLLAGAPGTGKTLLAKAIAGEANVPFLSVSGSEFVEMFVGVGASRVRDLFEQAKKHAPCIVFIDEIDAVGRKRGVGVSGGHDEREQTLNQLLVEMDGFESSDGIIVIAATNRPDILDPALLRPGRFDRQIFVPLPDVRGRLEILKIHTRNKPLAEDVDLEVIARSTPGFSGADLANIVNEAALIAARKNHGKITMEDFEEAKDKVTMGIERKSMVLSEQEKITTAYHEAGHTLVAKLLPNADKVHKVTIIPRGKALGLTQQLPEEDKYTYTKEYLLDRIAVLFGGRVAEEIALGTISTGAGNDIERATEIARKMVAEWGMSEKIGPIAVKIKEQFGEPVEVVSEELRRLIDKEVKRILNEAYQRTKELLSQNRDKLENLARALLERETLTGEEIDKAINGELSKSDSEPPKPGSRGGNEERKEMGGFGFNPQLEA from the coding sequence ATGGATAAGGTAAAGGAAATCTTTAAGAGTTTGGCCCTTTGGCTAGGTATAGCCTTGATGATTATCCTAGCCTTTAACTTTTTCAATTCTAATCAGGTAAGGACTCCTGTTGAACCTTTCTCAGTATTCGTTCAGCAGGTAGAGAAGGGAGAGGTAAAGAAGGTATTGATTCAAGGCCAAAAGGTCGTTGGAGTTACGAAAGACGGTAAGAGCTTTGAAACTTACCTTCCCCCCGGCTACAACGAGGTGATAAACAAGCTTACGAAGAAGGGAGTTGAGATTGAAGTTAAGCCTGAGGAAGGAAGTCCTTGGTACATAACCGTTTTGGTTTCGTGGCTTCCTATGATTTTTCTCATTCTCCTGTGGCTAAGTATGATGAGGCAGATGAGTGCAGGAAGTTCTAAGGCCCTCTCTTTTGCAAAGAGCAGGGCGAAGATCTTTATAGATAATAAGCCTAAAGTAACCTTTAAAGACGTTGCGGGAATAGACGAGGTTAAGGAAGAGGTTGCAGAGATAGTAGATTTCCTCAAGAACCCTAAGAAGTACCAGCAACTAGGGGGAAGGATTCCTAAAGGGGTTCTCCTTGCGGGAGCTCCAGGAACGGGTAAGACCCTACTTGCAAAGGCTATAGCTGGGGAGGCGAACGTTCCCTTCCTCTCAGTTAGCGGTTCAGAGTTTGTAGAGATGTTCGTTGGTGTAGGTGCAAGTAGGGTTCGTGACCTCTTTGAGCAGGCTAAAAAGCACGCTCCCTGTATAGTCTTTATTGACGAGATTGACGCTGTTGGAAGGAAGAGGGGAGTAGGCGTAAGTGGCGGCCATGATGAAAGGGAACAGACTTTGAACCAGCTTTTAGTTGAGATGGACGGTTTTGAGAGTAGCGACGGAATAATAGTTATTGCAGCGACAAACAGGCCGGATATCCTTGACCCGGCCCTTTTAAGGCCTGGAAGGTTTGACAGGCAGATCTTCGTTCCCCTTCCAGACGTTAGGGGGAGGTTGGAGATACTAAAAATCCATACAAGGAATAAGCCTCTAGCTGAAGATGTTGACCTTGAGGTAATAGCCCGTTCAACTCCAGGTTTTTCTGGAGCTGACCTTGCAAACATAGTAAACGAGGCAGCCCTGATAGCTGCAAGGAAGAACCATGGAAAAATTACTATGGAAGACTTTGAAGAGGCAAAGGATAAGGTTACTATGGGAATTGAGAGAAAGAGTATGGTCCTCTCTGAACAAGAGAAGATCACTACTGCCTATCATGAGGCTGGCCATACCCTAGTTGCGAAGCTCTTACCAAATGCAGATAAGGTTCACAAAGTTACGATAATTCCTAGAGGAAAGGCCCTTGGTCTAACCCAGCAGCTTCCTGAGGAGGATAAGTACACTTACACGAAGGAGTACCTCCTTGACAGAATTGCAGTCCTCTTTGGAGGGAGAGTTGCTGAAGAGATTGCCCTTGGAACTATTTCAACCGGGGCAGGGAACGACATAGAGAGGGCAACCGAGATTGCCAGAAAGATGGTTGCCGAGTGGGGAATGAGCGAGAAAATCGGGCCTATAGCGGTTAAAATAAAGGAGCAATTTGGGGAGCCTGTAGAGGTGGTTAGTGAAGAGCTCCGCCGCCTCATTGATAAAGAGGTAAAGAGAATCCTCAATGAAGCTTATCAGAGGACTAAAGAGCTCCTATCTCAGAATAGGGACAAGCTTGAAAACCTTGCAAGGGCCCTTTTAGAGAGGGAAACCTTAACTGGAGAGGAGATAGATAAGGCGATAAATGGGGAGCTCTCAAAGAGTGACAGCGAACCTCCAAAGCCGGGAAGTAGGGGAGGAAATGAAGAGAGGAAGGAGATGGGAGGTTTCGGATTCAATCCACAGCTGGAGGCTTAG
- the tig gene encoding trigger factor, with the protein MKYELEKRGDVIYGLKITAEPEELRKEVNLIAKEIGKNAKVPGFRPGKAPVPIIKKYYQDEIRDALLRTFIPRKLGEVVEKEGLKLLTEPGVEDFKFDLKNDTFEISLVLEVKPEVELSKEDYTGIKVKKTKRELGDKDVEKVIEGLRNQLAQWKEVEREAKEGDLVDIEYETEVEGEKEPHKGSVSVVLGQKQLWPEVEKEVLEKKAGEEGEVEFTAEDNKDVYGEVAGKKVKVKFKVKAVKEKELPEVNDEFAKKLGFESLEDMKKKIREDLEIAEKTREQEEVEDQIIEELLKKVNVPVPPSMLDLEIRAQAENQLMRLAQMGVNVQQLSPQAIFEMVRPTAEKTVKVKLLLEKVAELEGIEVTDEEVEEEIQKLANNLFGGDYVKARQSLQERGLLPLIKEDVRRQKALDRLIELAEVEEVKEEEEK; encoded by the coding sequence ATGAAATACGAACTTGAAAAGAGGGGAGACGTAATCTACGGTCTAAAGATTACCGCCGAACCTGAAGAGCTTAGAAAGGAGGTTAACCTAATAGCAAAGGAGATTGGAAAGAACGCTAAGGTTCCCGGCTTTAGACCCGGAAAAGCCCCCGTTCCCATCATAAAGAAGTACTATCAAGACGAAATCAGGGACGCTCTCCTTAGAACCTTCATTCCGAGGAAACTTGGAGAGGTTGTTGAAAAGGAAGGGCTAAAACTCCTTACAGAGCCGGGAGTTGAAGACTTTAAGTTTGATCTCAAGAACGACACCTTTGAGATTTCTCTAGTCCTTGAGGTCAAACCTGAAGTTGAACTCTCAAAAGAAGATTACACGGGAATTAAGGTTAAGAAAACAAAGAGGGAGTTAGGAGATAAGGACGTAGAAAAGGTTATAGAAGGTCTTAGAAACCAGCTTGCCCAGTGGAAAGAGGTAGAGAGAGAGGCAAAGGAAGGGGACTTGGTTGATATTGAGTACGAAACGGAGGTTGAAGGGGAAAAAGAGCCCCATAAAGGTTCCGTTTCAGTAGTTCTGGGTCAAAAGCAGCTGTGGCCTGAGGTTGAAAAGGAAGTACTAGAGAAGAAGGCTGGAGAAGAAGGTGAAGTTGAATTTACTGCAGAGGACAACAAGGACGTTTACGGTGAAGTAGCAGGAAAGAAGGTTAAGGTAAAGTTTAAAGTGAAAGCAGTTAAAGAGAAAGAACTTCCCGAGGTAAACGACGAGTTTGCAAAGAAGTTAGGCTTTGAAAGCCTTGAGGATATGAAGAAGAAGATAAGAGAGGACCTTGAAATAGCTGAGAAGACGAGGGAGCAGGAAGAAGTAGAAGACCAGATTATTGAAGAGCTCCTTAAGAAGGTAAACGTCCCCGTTCCACCTTCAATGCTTGACCTTGAAATAAGGGCTCAGGCCGAGAACCAGCTAATGAGACTTGCTCAGATGGGAGTAAACGTTCAACAGCTCTCACCACAGGCCATCTTTGAGATGGTTAGGCCAACAGCAGAGAAGACAGTAAAGGTTAAACTTCTCCTTGAGAAAGTAGCAGAGCTAGAAGGAATTGAAGTTACAGATGAGGAGGTTGAAGAGGAAATTCAAAAGCTTGCAAATAACCTCTTCGGCGGAGACTACGTTAAGGCAAGGCAGTCCCTTCAGGAGAGGGGACTATTACCTTTAATTAAAGAGGACGTAAGGAGACAGAAAGCCCTTGATAGGTTAATTGAACTTGCAGAAGTAGAGGAAGTTAAAGAGGAAGAGGAAAAGTAG
- the folE gene encoding GTP cyclohydrolase I FolE, with protein MAFDSERIEKAVREILIAIGEDPDREGLKDTPKRVAKLYEEILSGYNDSPENHLVLFTEKYDEMIIVKDIPFYSMCEHHMLPFFGKAHVAYIPDNSKVTGLSKLARIVDVYAKRFQLQERMTEQIADAVMAKLNAKGVMVVVEAQHLCMIMRGVKKPGSYTVTSAVKGIMREEPTRMEALFLLKGRS; from the coding sequence GTGGCTTTTGATAGTGAGAGGATAGAGAAGGCAGTAAGGGAGATTTTAATTGCCATAGGAGAAGATCCTGATAGGGAAGGTTTGAAGGATACTCCTAAGAGAGTTGCCAAATTGTACGAGGAGATCCTTTCGGGCTACAACGACAGTCCTGAAAATCACCTCGTTCTCTTCACTGAAAAGTACGATGAGATGATAATTGTAAAGGACATACCTTTTTACTCAATGTGCGAACACCACATGCTTCCCTTCTTTGGAAAGGCCCACGTTGCATACATCCCAGATAACAGTAAAGTTACCGGACTCTCAAAACTTGCAAGGATAGTTGACGTTTACGCAAAGAGGTTTCAGCTTCAGGAAAGGATGACTGAGCAGATAGCTGATGCTGTAATGGCAAAGCTTAACGCTAAAGGCGTTATGGTTGTAGTGGAGGCTCAGCACCTGTGTATGATTATGAGGGGCGTAAAGAAGCCCGGCTCTTACACTGTTACGAGTGCGGTAAAGGGGATTATGAGGGAAGAACCTACAAGGATGGAAGCCCTTTTCCTCCTAAAGGGGAGGTCATGA
- the tilS gene encoding tRNA lysidine(34) synthetase TilS, giving the protein MIKEKVLKTIRKFSLVPPGSKVIVALSGGPDSVALLSVLLELKNELQIEVEAVHVNHMLRGEESFRDEEFVKELCRRLKVPLTVKRVNVLDVSKGRNVEAVARELRYKALYQVLKERKGDLVALGHTASDLVETVLLNLTKGTGLKGLRGFLPKRDVFIRPLFEVKRREVEEYLKERGIPYVVDSSNLKTDFERNLVRLKVIPHLREINPSLEEAFLRSSEILRGVEDFVSSEVEKLLKRFFKGNTFRVPISELKELHPYLLTELLSEAYRRISGRVLSHRKVNEIVSLIKKEGFKSFIPDKGFTVYKEQDYLVISPEDKRGDFYYQVETIPSEVKTPLGILRFSLNRGEPVVSEEGFKKAGIIVRSRKPGDRLKFKNFSKSLKKFLIEKRVPATKRWELPIVEVEGEIVYIPKLYKKDLSLSGNFVGVEFESDGGSSDCASGDRKES; this is encoded by the coding sequence ATGATAAAGGAAAAAGTCCTTAAGACTATCCGTAAGTTCAGTCTAGTTCCCCCCGGTTCAAAGGTAATTGTTGCCCTTTCCGGAGGTCCCGATTCTGTAGCTCTCCTTTCAGTTCTCCTTGAACTAAAAAACGAACTTCAAATTGAAGTTGAGGCCGTTCACGTTAACCACATGCTAAGGGGAGAGGAGTCCTTTAGGGATGAGGAGTTCGTTAAGGAACTCTGCAGGCGCTTAAAAGTTCCCCTTACGGTTAAAAGAGTCAACGTTTTGGATGTTTCAAAGGGAAGGAACGTTGAGGCTGTTGCAAGGGAGCTCCGCTACAAAGCTCTTTATCAGGTCTTAAAGGAGAGGAAAGGGGACCTCGTTGCCCTTGGTCATACGGCTTCAGATCTTGTTGAAACCGTTCTTTTGAACTTGACAAAAGGAACGGGATTAAAGGGTTTGAGGGGCTTCCTTCCCAAGAGGGACGTTTTCATTAGACCTCTGTTTGAGGTCAAGAGGAGGGAAGTTGAGGAGTACCTCAAAGAAAGGGGAATTCCTTACGTAGTTGATAGTTCAAACTTAAAAACTGACTTTGAGAGGAACCTAGTTAGGCTGAAGGTTATCCCTCATCTGAGGGAAATTAACCCATCCCTTGAAGAGGCCTTTTTAAGGAGTTCTGAAATTTTGAGGGGAGTTGAGGATTTTGTTTCCTCGGAAGTTGAGAAATTACTAAAGAGGTTCTTTAAGGGTAATACTTTTAGAGTTCCAATTTCCGAGCTAAAGGAACTTCACCCTTACCTTTTAACGGAGCTCCTTTCTGAAGCCTACAGGAGGATTTCTGGAAGAGTTCTTTCTCATAGAAAAGTTAACGAAATAGTTTCATTAATTAAAAAGGAAGGGTTTAAGTCTTTTATTCCTGATAAGGGTTTTACCGTTTATAAGGAACAGGATTACCTTGTTATCTCTCCAGAAGACAAAAGAGGAGATTTTTACTACCAAGTTGAAACCATTCCCTCTGAAGTTAAAACTCCTTTGGGTATATTGAGATTTTCCCTAAACAGGGGAGAACCTGTTGTTTCCGAAGAGGGTTTTAAAAAAGCCGGTATAATTGTGAGAAGCCGGAAGCCGGGAGATAGACTTAAATTTAAGAACTTCTCAAAGAGCCTTAAGAAGTTCCTAATAGAGAAGAGAGTTCCTGCTACTAAGAGGTGGGAGCTCCCGATTGTTGAAGTGGAGGGGGAGATAGTCTATATTCCCAAACTTTATAAGAAAGACCTATCTTTAAGTGGAAACTTCGTAGGGGTTGAGTTTGAATCAGATGGTGGAAGTTCTGATTGCGCCTCAGGAGATAGAAAGGAGAGTTAA
- a CDS encoding two-component system sensor histidine kinase NtrB: MSESSLVPDKFYLVYRVGRLTFSVGLLFLLLSISSVSKAFFDNYSFVVLSIYSVVSAFIFFFSKRPHLFEFLLDELFLFLLVFKGAFSYTFFSLFLFFPVFFSELFLGFPYGYTVLFIGVFLQFLYFQIVYGGFDFLVLVQFILSSGALILMMLAAKRLKSRFEVQEKYIRMLERERREAEFYKRLYEISADLAHELKNPLASIKGSVELMLEGKRSDNLLRIIKRETERLDSIIKDFLVLGKPASEERIPISLTKVVKDVIASTFPKGKEMDFVCKEDLMVLSDPRALRSAVENLLINALQWSKTKVRVTLSREGNWAVLTVEDDGPGVQEEDRSRIFEPFFSKRDGGSGLGLAIVKKFIFDMGGFILVDRSLLGGAKFSMKLPIYRESDESSNT, from the coding sequence GTGAGTGAGAGCTCTTTAGTCCCTGATAAGTTCTACTTAGTTTACAGGGTCGGGAGGCTGACATTCTCGGTTGGCCTCCTCTTCCTCCTCCTTTCAATTTCCTCCGTCTCAAAGGCCTTTTTTGATAATTATTCATTTGTCGTTCTCAGTATTTACTCTGTAGTTAGCGCTTTTATTTTCTTCTTCTCCAAGAGGCCCCATCTCTTTGAATTCTTACTTGATGAGCTCTTCCTATTCCTATTAGTATTTAAGGGAGCTTTTTCCTACACTTTCTTTTCCCTCTTCCTCTTCTTTCCCGTCTTCTTTTCAGAACTCTTTTTGGGCTTTCCCTACGGGTATACCGTTCTCTTTATCGGAGTTTTCCTTCAATTTCTCTACTTTCAGATAGTCTACGGGGGTTTTGACTTCCTCGTTCTCGTTCAGTTTATCTTAAGTAGCGGAGCTCTGATTTTGATGATGCTCGCTGCCAAGAGGCTTAAAAGCAGGTTTGAAGTTCAGGAAAAGTACATAAGGATGCTTGAGAGGGAAAGGAGAGAGGCCGAGTTCTACAAGAGGCTTTACGAGATAAGTGCAGACCTTGCCCACGAGCTTAAAAATCCCCTTGCTTCAATTAAAGGTTCTGTGGAGCTCATGCTTGAGGGTAAAAGGAGTGATAATTTGCTTAGGATCATAAAACGAGAAACTGAGAGGTTGGATTCAATAATAAAGGATTTCCTGGTTTTGGGTAAGCCTGCTTCTGAAGAAAGGATTCCTATCTCTCTTACTAAAGTAGTAAAGGATGTTATTGCATCTACTTTTCCTAAGGGAAAGGAAATGGATTTTGTTTGTAAGGAAGACCTTATGGTCCTTTCGGATCCTAGAGCTCTGCGCTCAGCAGTTGAGAACTTACTTATTAATGCTCTTCAGTGGTCTAAGACTAAGGTTAGGGTAACTCTTTCCCGTGAGGGAAACTGGGCTGTTTTGACAGTTGAAGATGACGGCCCCGGCGTTCAAGAAGAAGACAGGAGTAGAATTTTTGAGCCTTTCTTTTCAAAGAGGGATGGAGGTTCGGGTCTTGGCCTTGCAATAGTTAAGAAGTTTATCTTTGATATGGGCGGTTTTATTTTAGTTGATAGGAGCCTTCTGGGAGGAGCTAAGTTTAGTATGAAGTTACCAATTTACAGGGAGAGTGATGAGAGTTCTAATACTTGA
- a CDS encoding tetratricopeptide repeat protein: MRRFLFLALVVPFLTSCSSLWGNKKEVKRPPQPLVAEEVKKPSPEEKAKGYYQIGVAYLQMGEIPLALNYLLKARKLSPKDPKIYNAIGFAFLKRGDYKRAESYLKKALSLKKDFSEAWLNLGILYEEKGDLKGAEECYLKALENPLYLTPEAAYYRLALLELKKGNRGRAKRNLIMAIRNNQDFAPAYIELAKLLEDEGKLEEAKDIYFKLISLYPKVQELYCRLGELFIKSGDTLNGKKYLKKCISIDPSSSLAAKARRRLVELDGQAP, from the coding sequence ATGAGGAGGTTCCTCTTCCTAGCTTTGGTCGTTCCATTTTTGACTTCCTGTTCTTCCCTTTGGGGAAATAAGAAGGAGGTAAAGAGGCCTCCTCAACCGCTGGTGGCTGAAGAGGTTAAAAAGCCCTCTCCTGAAGAAAAGGCAAAAGGTTACTACCAGATTGGAGTAGCCTACCTTCAAATGGGAGAGATTCCCCTTGCACTTAACTACCTCCTTAAGGCAAGGAAGTTATCCCCTAAAGATCCGAAAATTTATAATGCCATAGGCTTTGCATTTCTTAAGAGGGGAGATTATAAGAGGGCTGAGAGTTACTTAAAGAAGGCCCTTTCCCTTAAAAAGGACTTTTCTGAAGCCTGGTTGAACTTGGGAATTCTTTACGAGGAGAAGGGGGATTTAAAGGGAGCCGAGGAGTGCTATTTAAAGGCCTTAGAAAATCCACTTTACCTTACTCCTGAGGCTGCTTACTACCGTCTTGCTCTTTTAGAGCTGAAGAAGGGGAATAGGGGGAGGGCAAAGAGAAATCTTATTATGGCCATCAGGAACAATCAGGACTTTGCTCCGGCTTATATTGAACTTGCTAAACTTTTGGAAGATGAGGGAAAGCTGGAAGAGGCAAAGGACATTTACTTTAAGTTAATATCCCTCTACCCAAAAGTTCAAGAACTTTACTGTAGGTTGGGGGAGCTCTTTATAAAGAGTGGAGATACTTTGAATGGAAAGAAGTACTTAAAGAAGTGCATTTCTATAGATCCAAGTAGCAGCCTTGCAGCAAAGGCAAGAAGGAGGCTTGTGGAACTTGATGGACAAGCTCCTTAA
- a CDS encoding sigma-54-dependent transcriptional regulator gives MRVLILEDEVSLREILRLILEDFNYQVEETETLEEARKKLKEGEFDLVLVDLRLPDGSGMEVVREIKEKTPETEVIIITAFASTETVKEAFELGVYDYVEKPFNLDDLKLLIRNVSDKIFLKKSFSSSEVPGLIGRSKVIERLKEKIKKIAPYDVNVLVLGESGVGKEVVAKAIHSLSPRKGAPFVAINCAALPPELLESELFGYRRGAFTGAVSNKKGLIEKADGGTLFLDEIGDMPLPLQAKLLRFLETRRFIPLGSTEEKEVDVRVIAATNKNLKEEIRKGNFREDLYYRLATIVIEIPPLRERREDIPLLVEYFAREFSRKYGKEIKRISSGFINYLMELPLEGNVRELKNIVEREVILLEDGVLGAGFSGGRELCVNRVEIPEEGVNLKEVLSNVERDYLFAALEKAGGVKTKAAKLLGLTLREFRYRLSKYLPQKGEVER, from the coding sequence ATGAGAGTTCTAATACTTGAGGATGAAGTTTCCTTAAGGGAGATACTTAGACTGATACTTGAAGACTTTAACTACCAGGTTGAAGAGACGGAAACTTTAGAGGAAGCAAGAAAGAAGTTAAAGGAAGGTGAGTTTGACCTTGTTCTTGTAGATTTGCGCCTTCCCGACGGTTCGGGGATGGAGGTTGTGAGGGAAATTAAGGAGAAGACCCCTGAAACCGAAGTGATAATAATTACTGCTTTTGCCTCAACTGAGACAGTTAAGGAGGCCTTTGAGCTTGGAGTTTACGACTACGTGGAAAAACCCTTTAATTTAGACGATTTAAAGCTCCTCATAAGGAACGTTTCAGACAAAATATTTCTAAAAAAGAGTTTTTCCTCTAGTGAGGTTCCCGGTCTTATAGGAAGGAGTAAGGTTATTGAGAGGTTAAAGGAAAAGATAAAGAAGATAGCTCCCTACGACGTTAACGTTCTTGTGCTGGGAGAAAGCGGTGTTGGTAAGGAGGTAGTTGCAAAGGCTATTCACAGCTTGAGCCCTCGGAAAGGAGCTCCTTTTGTTGCCATAAACTGTGCTGCCCTTCCTCCAGAACTTCTAGAGAGTGAGCTCTTCGGCTATAGGAGAGGAGCCTTTACAGGAGCAGTCTCCAATAAAAAGGGTCTTATAGAGAAAGCGGATGGAGGAACTCTTTTCCTTGACGAGATTGGAGATATGCCCCTTCCTCTCCAGGCTAAGCTCTTAAGGTTCCTTGAGACAAGACGGTTCATTCCCCTCGGTTCAACTGAGGAGAAAGAGGTAGACGTAAGAGTTATTGCTGCAACCAACAAGAACCTTAAGGAGGAGATAAGGAAGGGGAACTTTAGGGAAGATCTTTACTACAGGTTGGCAACTATAGTGATTGAGATTCCTCCTTTGAGGGAAAGGAGAGAGGATATTCCCCTTCTGGTTGAGTACTTTGCCAGGGAGTTTTCAAGGAAGTACGGAAAGGAGATTAAGAGGATTTCGTCGGGGTTTATCAACTACTTGATGGAGCTCCCCCTTGAGGGGAACGTGAGGGAACTTAAGAATATCGTTGAAAGGGAAGTTATCCTCCTTGAAGATGGGGTTTTAGGTGCTGGGTTTTCTGGAGGTAGGGAGCTCTGTGTCAATAGGGTAGAGATTCCGGAGGAGGGAGTTAATCTGAAGGAGGTACTCAGTAACGTTGAGAGGGATTACCTATTTGCCGCTTTAGAAAAAGCAGGAGGAGTTAAAACGAAAGCAGCTAAACTTCTTGGACTTACTTTAAGGGAGTTTAGGTACAGGCTGAGTAAATACCTCCCCCAGAAAGGGGAGGTAGAAAGGTAA